CGTTGgctgttttgcaaaataaatcGCCAGCAGCGAATCCACCGCGTGACCCGACAACGCTCTTCATCCTGCCACTATTGGGAACAGCCAGTGCAATGTGGGTGCAGAATTGGGGGTTCTGACTCTTGACTCcccttctttatttctttcagttTGTCATATTGGTGATAGACAGCACTGATCGTGAGCGACTGCCCGAGACCCGGGAGGAGTTGTACAGGATGCTGGCGCATGAGGTGAGCGCTACTTCTTGTCTGATGCTGCCCACGATAACCTTCTTCCATGGCAAGTCTTCCTCACCCCCAACCTGTATATGTTTGTGCCGCAGGAACTAAAAGACGCAGCAATATTGATATTCGCCAACAAACAAGATGTAAAGGACTCCATGACGGCGTCCGAAATCTCCTCTTCCCTGGCACTTGGCGCCATCCGAGATCGAGCTTGGCATATCCAGGGCTGCTGTGCCCTTACAGGAGAAGGGTGAGTCCCATCAAACATTTATCAGTCTACAGGCTCTTGGGTCTACAGGCTCTTGGGTCTACAGGCTCTTGGGTCTACAGGCTCTTGGGTCTACAGGCTCTTGGGTCTACAGGCTCTTTGGCCTTGGGTCTATAAGGTCGTCTACAGGCTCTTGGGTCTATAGGGCCTTGGGTCTGCAGGCTCTTGGGTCTATAGGCTCTTGGGTCTATAGGCTCTTGGGTCTATAGGCTCTTGGGTCTATAGGCTCTTGGGTCTACAGGCTCTTGGGTCTACAGGCTCTTTGGCCTTGGGTCTATAAGGTCGTCTACAGGCTCTTGGGTCTATAGGGTCTTGGGTCTATAGGGCCTTGGGTCTGCAGGCTCTTGGGTATGCAGGCTCTTGGGTCTGCAGGCTCTTGGGTCTGCAGGCTCTTGGGTCTGTAAGGTCTTGGGTCTGTAAGGTCTTGGGTCTGTAAGGTCTTGGGTCTGTAAGGTCTTGGGTCTGCAGGCTCTTGGGTCTGCAGGCTCTTGGGTCTGCAGGGTCTTGGGTCTGCAGGGTCTTGGGTCTGCAGGCTCTTGGGTCTGTAAGGTCTTGGGTCTACAGGGTCTTGGCTCTCCAGGTGCAATTCAGGAGGAGGTGCCGTTTGCTCACATTAATAGTAAATATTGcttctccctctctttctccaggTTACCGGCAGGACTCGATTGGTTAAAATCTCGGGTCACGGCCAACTGACGCCTCCGAAAGGACCTTTATTTATTTCATCAGCGTcggacacttttttttataccgaagtatttttttaacatcTCAAACTTTTATACAGAAGATCAATATTTTTTGTTGTGGAATGCGCTGTTTCTGCCTCAAGTGGGCGGAGCCTCCTAACGTGCTGGAAAGAACCGACTTACTCATGAAACGTTTCGGTTCTGTTCCACTTCATATTTTCCGCTGACTCGAGCGAGAAGAATTTCCTGCGGAAGACCAACTGCAAGCACGTTATGGTTACGGCTTTGCCTCCATCCGCATCAACATTCTGGGCCTCTGTCTCCGTGGAACACTAGTACTAATGAAATCTGAACGGGTCGGGATATCCACGGGAGTTTCCTATTGGTATGGGGGGTGTCGTATACATATCTTTGTGTTCTTCTCTGTTACATTTCACAAAGTAGGCGGGTCTAAAGTATTGTTCTAATGCTTGCACTCTACACAGCAAGCAACATGGCATCTCCCACCTCCATCTATTAATGCAACTCTCATTCTGTACATACTTTATGGTTCATGGATGGGACACCCTACCTCAAAAGTGTTT
The Xenopus laevis strain J_2021 chromosome 9_10S, Xenopus_laevis_v10.1, whole genome shotgun sequence DNA segment above includes these coding regions:
- the arl5c.S gene encoding ADP-ribosylation factor-like protein 5C is translated as MGNLFTRIMSIFGNQEHKVIIVGLDNAGKTTILYQFLMNEVVHTAPTIGSNVEEIISRNTHFLMWDIGGQETLRATWNSYYSNTEFVILVIDSTDRERLPETREELYRMLAHEELKDAAILIFANKQDVKDSMTASEISSSLALGAIRDRAWHIQGCCALTGEGLPAGLDWLKSRVTAN